The Geobacter sp. AOG2 genome includes a window with the following:
- the flgN gene encoding flagellar export chaperone FlgN, translated as MDKTLSEILTIQLHLLEELYSLLERETRELGDMNLDAMAEVNRMREELTERIEAHTGALRQAIATAALELGLAADATLGAVVAKTAHKEIPRLYRELNATARRVQERAAMNREIAERFAATATTTLNFLTRLINQSSVYGASGGYQQRASGAVMINKEA; from the coding sequence ATGGATAAAACGCTGTCGGAGATACTCACGATCCAGCTGCACCTGCTGGAAGAGCTTTACAGCCTCCTGGAACGGGAAACGCGGGAGCTTGGCGACATGAACCTGGACGCCATGGCCGAAGTGAACCGGATGAGGGAGGAGCTTACCGAACGCATCGAGGCCCATACCGGGGCGCTTCGCCAGGCGATCGCCACGGCCGCTCTCGAGCTGGGGCTTGCCGCGGACGCAACCCTGGGGGCCGTTGTTGCCAAAACGGCGCACAAGGAGATCCCGCGGCTGTACCGCGAACTGAACGCCACCGCCCGGCGCGTTCAGGAGCGCGCCGCCATGAACCGCGAGATTGCGGAACGGTTTGCGGCCACCGCCACCACGACGCTGAACTTTTTAACCCGTCTCATCAACCAGTCCAGCGTGTACGGTGCCTCGGGCGGTTACCAGCAGCGTGCGTCGGGGGCGGTCATGATCAACAAGGAGGCGTGA
- the flgK gene encoding flagellar hook-associated protein FlgK translates to MSLNSIMQIGRSGIAAYQVATEVTGENIANVNTPGYSRQRAILETAPQSTVNGFSLGTGVTVSGVQRYYDGLLQQQMVTAQTTLGYDTTKSTVLQQIEPAFNEVGTNGLGDAISKFFASWQDLSLNPTGTAERQAVLTSAQNLVDNFNSVSTTLSNTVTAQNTSLVSTTDSINATLDSIAKLNGQIKTTQMADGNANELKDQRDLLVQDLSKQVGITYTENSDGTTDIKFADGGAALVTGSQAGSFSLTTNAATGLYDVNLTPAGGAAAAVVAPTQGVLGATLALRDTIIPDYQSQVDALATAIASKVNTQQQAGADLTGTAGIALFSPATGAATIAINPAITGTSQIAAAAAGSAANSSDNSNALAMAALLNDTSTMAGSTFSGAYNSLVSKVGLDVQSIKNTVSRDEAFSNQLSTLRESNSGVSLDEELTNLVTFQRSYQASSKIITTATEMMDTVLGLIS, encoded by the coding sequence ATGAGTCTTAATTCGATTATGCAGATCGGCAGGAGCGGTATCGCCGCGTATCAGGTGGCCACCGAGGTCACCGGCGAAAATATCGCCAATGTCAATACCCCCGGCTACTCCCGCCAGCGGGCCATTCTGGAAACCGCCCCGCAGAGCACGGTCAACGGCTTTTCCCTCGGAACCGGCGTCACGGTCTCCGGCGTGCAGCGTTACTATGACGGGTTGTTGCAGCAACAGATGGTCACCGCCCAGACCACCCTCGGCTACGATACGACCAAGTCCACCGTCCTGCAGCAGATCGAGCCGGCCTTCAACGAGGTCGGCACGAACGGCTTAGGCGACGCGATTTCCAAATTCTTCGCCTCCTGGCAGGATCTGAGCCTCAACCCGACCGGCACGGCGGAGCGCCAGGCGGTCCTGACCAGTGCCCAGAACCTGGTGGACAACTTCAATTCCGTCAGCACGACCTTGAGCAACACCGTCACCGCCCAGAATACCTCGCTCGTTTCCACGACCGACAGTATCAATGCGACCCTGGACAGCATCGCCAAGCTCAACGGCCAGATCAAAACGACCCAGATGGCCGACGGCAACGCCAACGAGCTGAAGGACCAGCGGGACCTGCTGGTCCAGGACCTCTCCAAGCAGGTCGGCATCACCTACACGGAAAACAGCGACGGGACCACGGACATCAAGTTCGCGGACGGCGGCGCCGCCCTGGTGACCGGCTCCCAGGCCGGGTCGTTCTCCCTGACCACCAATGCCGCCACCGGCCTGTACGACGTCAACCTGACGCCTGCCGGCGGGGCCGCAGCAGCAGTGGTGGCACCGACCCAAGGGGTGCTGGGGGCGACCCTGGCGCTGCGCGATACGATCATCCCCGACTACCAGAGCCAGGTGGACGCCCTGGCAACCGCCATCGCCTCCAAGGTCAACACCCAGCAGCAGGCAGGGGCCGACCTGACCGGCACCGCGGGCATCGCCCTGTTCAGCCCCGCCACCGGCGCGGCGACCATCGCCATCAACCCGGCCATCACCGGCACGAGCCAGATCGCGGCCGCGGCGGCGGGAAGCGCCGCCAATTCCAGCGACAACAGCAACGCCCTGGCGATGGCCGCATTGCTGAACGACACCTCCACCATGGCGGGGTCGACCTTCAGCGGCGCCTACAACAGCCTGGTCAGCAAGGTCGGCCTGGATGTCCAGTCGATCAAGAACACCGTATCCCGGGACGAGGCGTTCAGCAATCAGCTGAGTACGCTGCGCGAATCCAATTCCGGCGTATCGCTGGACGAAGAACTGACCAACCTGGTTACCTTTCAGCGTTCCTACCAGGCTTCCTCCAAGATCATCACCACTGCGACCGAAATGATGGATACGGTCTTAGGACTCATAAGCTAG
- the flgL gene encoding flagellar hook-associated protein FlgL, which produces MRITTNMTANNAIYNLQQNLANLSKLQELSTSQQNINTPSDNPASAGVLLDIADRLKATDQYNSNITKASTFMQTTSTALTGISDFITQAKSLVDSISSGTSDATQRQTVSDQLATLKKQIVDMANTQSADGRYIFGGTTSATPPFNTTNNTYAGDGTQVNIEVAQNSTQAMNITGDRVLKGVGSSPSYGSTDILGTLDNLITAVNANDVTAMKQGATDLEAGAQQVTNAQIDLASRMTRLDSMTKMNTNNKTTLQNIASNIQEVDLATVGVQLAQQQTAYSAALSATAKISQMSLLNYL; this is translated from the coding sequence ATGCGCATCACCACAAACATGACCGCCAATAATGCCATTTACAACCTCCAGCAGAACCTTGCCAATCTGAGCAAATTGCAGGAGTTGTCCACATCCCAGCAGAACATCAACACCCCCAGCGATAATCCGGCTTCGGCCGGGGTCCTTCTGGACATCGCCGACAGGCTCAAGGCAACCGACCAGTATAACAGCAACATCACCAAGGCCTCCACCTTCATGCAGACTACCAGTACGGCCCTGACCGGGATCTCCGATTTCATCACCCAGGCCAAATCGCTCGTGGACAGCATCAGCAGCGGCACCAGCGACGCAACGCAACGCCAGACGGTCAGCGACCAGTTGGCCACGCTCAAGAAACAGATCGTCGATATGGCCAACACCCAGTCGGCGGACGGCCGGTACATCTTCGGGGGCACCACCAGCGCCACTCCCCCCTTCAACACCACCAACAACACCTATGCCGGCGACGGCACCCAGGTCAATATCGAGGTGGCCCAAAATTCCACCCAGGCCATGAACATAACCGGCGACCGGGTTCTTAAGGGCGTCGGTTCGAGCCCCAGCTACGGCTCGACGGATATCCTGGGGACCCTGGACAACCTGATCACAGCGGTGAACGCGAACGACGTGACCGCCATGAAGCAGGGGGCGACGGATCTGGAGGCCGGCGCCCAGCAGGTCACCAACGCCCAGATCGACCTGGCCTCCCGGATGACGCGGCTCGACAGCATGACCAAAATGAACACGAACAACAAGACGACGTTGCAGAACATCGCCAGTAACATCCAGGAGGTCGATCTGGCCACGGTGGGGGTGCAGTTGGCCCAGCAGCAGACCGCCTACAGCGCCGCCCTGTCCGCAACGGCCAAGATCTCCCAAATGTCGTTGCTGAATTACCTGTAA
- a CDS encoding MATE family efflux transporter → MSRRPLKALSRRHKPVSIRRDVFRLSMPVLLSSLFQRLVSIVDIFLTGGLGAAAIAATGLGQLLMFVTMTVFWGLATGATVVIAHLWGAGRREEARRAAFASCLACLAMTAVCTVAGAVWGGDIARMMGVAADVQALAADYIRLVFLWLIWTTGLNILSAIMQGAGDTRTPMKAVILVNILHVALAWPLIYGRFGLPALGVKGAAIAINSSEFIGCAYLLVQAVRKRYLTFGRPDGPLFGRIWRIGWPVALERVAQQSGQLFYSSFIIGYGTSAYAAHQIGLSIESLSFMPGAGMGIAAATLMGQALGANKLRRARISHNEALRLAVVVMTLMALLFFCAPHFLIGLFTHDADVIEKGSMFLRLVAFAQVPLAISFVYAGSLRGTGDTFYVFIATLVAMWGIRVALSWVAAEWLHLSLYAVWGVFLIDWYFRGAAFAWRYHKRDLHGAIV, encoded by the coding sequence ATGTCCCGCCGTCCACTCAAAGCCCTTTCGCGCCGCCATAAGCCGGTCTCCATCCGGCGCGACGTTTTTCGCCTTTCCATGCCGGTGCTCCTCTCCTCCCTGTTCCAGCGGCTGGTCTCCATCGTCGACATCTTTCTGACCGGCGGTCTGGGGGCCGCGGCCATCGCCGCCACCGGGCTGGGCCAACTGCTCATGTTCGTCACCATGACCGTGTTCTGGGGGTTGGCCACCGGGGCGACGGTGGTGATCGCCCATCTGTGGGGCGCCGGGAGACGCGAGGAGGCGCGCCGGGCCGCCTTCGCGAGTTGCCTCGCCTGCCTGGCCATGACCGCGGTCTGTACCGTGGCGGGCGCCGTCTGGGGAGGGGATATCGCCCGGATGATGGGCGTCGCCGCCGATGTCCAGGCCCTGGCGGCCGACTACATCCGTCTCGTGTTCCTCTGGCTGATCTGGACGACCGGCCTCAATATCCTTTCCGCCATCATGCAGGGCGCCGGGGACACCCGGACGCCCATGAAGGCCGTCATCCTGGTCAACATCCTGCACGTCGCCCTGGCCTGGCCGCTGATCTACGGCAGGTTCGGCCTGCCGGCGCTGGGGGTCAAGGGGGCGGCCATCGCCATCAACAGCTCGGAATTCATCGGCTGTGCCTACCTGCTGGTCCAGGCGGTGCGCAAGCGCTATCTCACGTTCGGCCGGCCGGACGGCCCGCTGTTCGGCAGGATCTGGCGGATCGGGTGGCCGGTGGCCCTGGAGCGTGTCGCCCAGCAGAGCGGCCAGCTCTTCTACTCGAGCTTCATCATCGGTTACGGCACCAGCGCCTACGCCGCCCACCAGATCGGGCTCTCCATCGAATCGCTCTCCTTCATGCCCGGCGCCGGCATGGGCATCGCCGCGGCCACCCTCATGGGGCAGGCCCTGGGGGCCAACAAACTGCGCCGCGCCCGTATCAGCCACAACGAGGCGCTTCGCCTGGCCGTGGTGGTCATGACCCTCATGGCGCTGCTCTTTTTCTGCGCCCCCCACTTCCTGATCGGGCTGTTCACCCATGACGCCGACGTCATCGAAAAGGGGAGCATGTTCCTGAGGCTGGTGGCCTTTGCCCAAGTGCCGCTGGCGATCTCCTTCGTCTATGCCGGCAGCTTAAGGGGTACGGGGGACACGTTCTACGTCTTCATTGCCACGCTGGTGGCCATGTGGGGGATACGGGTGGCGCTGTCCTGGGTGGCGGCCGAATGGCTGCACCTCTCCCTGTACGCCGTGTGGGGGGTGTTCCTGATCGACTGGTACTTCCGGGGGGCGGCCTTTGCCTGGCGGTATCACAAGCGGGACCTGCACGGCGCGATTGTATAA
- a CDS encoding acyloxyacyl hydrolase, whose translation MAGNLVVIFLLVFLLQNPWQAFCADAPAGWNEVGLRMGLQADRKLEYFHQYELFAVYGLPWNWRSSSGWGLFPQLNVSAGALHSARATGFIGSMGTGLVLDNPYFGLAPEVGINVNIMDRSRFGDQDFGSILQYGAYMGLFYRFADGLKIGYRLQHISNGHIFYSTGTPNPGLDTHVIGVSWTF comes from the coding sequence GTGGCGGGAAATCTCGTCGTCATTTTTTTACTCGTGTTTCTTCTTCAAAACCCTTGGCAGGCTTTCTGTGCGGATGCGCCGGCGGGGTGGAATGAAGTCGGCCTGAGGATGGGCCTGCAGGCTGACCGCAAACTGGAATATTTTCATCAGTACGAACTGTTCGCGGTGTACGGACTGCCCTGGAATTGGCGGTCGTCTTCAGGCTGGGGGCTGTTCCCGCAGCTCAACGTGTCCGCCGGCGCCCTCCATTCGGCGCGGGCAACCGGTTTCATAGGTTCCATGGGGACCGGTCTTGTCCTCGACAACCCGTATTTCGGCCTGGCCCCGGAGGTCGGCATCAATGTCAACATAATGGACAGAAGCCGGTTTGGGGATCAGGATTTCGGCAGCATCCTTCAATATGGCGCCTATATGGGCCTTTTTTATCGCTTCGCCGACGGGCTCAAGATCGGTTACCGCTTGCAGCACATCTCGAACGGGCATATTTTTTACAGCACCGGGACCCCCAACCCGGGCCTCGATACCCACGTGATCGGAGTAAGCTGGACCTTTTAG
- a CDS encoding TIGR04442 family protein: MHKDIRLHGQVGDHVEYFVMVVGNDAYQRYFFNIVQEEDHLRIFSPGNEFIIAPEGISYQGNGGYFCEYMFGVDQPSSDLAKPDIINRLVMYGARSDDKGSIRFSDRTHGEESFENIFFEGNAVCNYYFFVHSNQLSRKLKYQQEELVKSLGKIVKRSGSVGDERDDALISHIFPLLKDEAAQLFIIKLIDRHHREYRDLFKSLYYRNKKIADDDFARLVKLAATYRIDRYQQERMRIDAMYRHPSNKRIVDEYRNILLACNSKGEISPLDNARLTRLKTLSVRNKIPGALFYTLDEMLKKGRNLVHRKEQDYIAATREVLEGFFLKEKQIESHIDREDMLNLVKAKKKAVENRDHSFDQLMLDASKECDEKIRDGADPGLMDGFSYVITYLDRFDSVSNLVSQLAFMENVRISEEMLQGLLEHKAAFDNLKEGCFDELFIRELFQNAYLGRFGRRKVTALLEGLNAVERGTRIEELHKRLQEIDQEERISSVLLEHVRDRIRNFYSKFTTRADQEALRREVVEELKNKRLLKADIPDHLFHETIFTIKKEAMYLHSLLPQIITERNVGLREDFLENSGLDRFYVEELEREYYEKNGLDLEGLYQIRKGLS; encoded by the coding sequence ATGCACAAGGACATACGGCTTCACGGGCAGGTCGGCGACCATGTGGAATATTTCGTCATGGTGGTCGGCAACGACGCCTATCAGCGCTACTTCTTCAACATCGTCCAGGAGGAGGACCACCTCCGCATCTTCTCGCCGGGCAACGAGTTCATCATCGCCCCGGAGGGGATCAGCTACCAGGGCAACGGCGGCTATTTCTGCGAATACATGTTCGGGGTCGACCAGCCCTCCTCCGACCTGGCCAAACCGGACATCATCAACCGCCTGGTCATGTACGGGGCGCGCTCCGACGACAAGGGCTCCATCCGCTTCAGCGACCGCACCCACGGGGAAGAGAGCTTCGAGAATATCTTTTTCGAGGGAAACGCCGTCTGCAACTACTACTTTTTCGTCCACTCCAACCAGCTCTCCCGCAAACTGAAATACCAGCAGGAAGAGTTGGTCAAGAGTCTCGGCAAGATCGTCAAACGCTCCGGATCGGTGGGCGACGAGCGGGACGACGCCCTCATCTCCCATATCTTTCCGCTGCTCAAGGACGAGGCCGCCCAGCTCTTCATCATCAAGCTGATCGACCGTCACCATCGCGAATACCGCGATCTCTTCAAAAGCCTTTACTACCGCAACAAGAAGATCGCCGACGACGATTTCGCCCGCCTGGTCAAACTTGCCGCCACCTACCGGATCGACCGCTACCAGCAGGAGCGCATGCGCATCGACGCCATGTACCGCCATCCGTCCAACAAGCGCATCGTGGACGAATACCGCAACATCCTTCTGGCCTGCAACAGCAAGGGGGAGATCAGCCCGCTGGACAACGCCCGCCTGACCCGGCTCAAAACGCTGTCGGTGCGCAACAAGATCCCCGGCGCCCTCTTCTACACCCTGGACGAGATGCTCAAGAAGGGGCGCAACCTGGTCCATCGCAAGGAGCAGGACTACATCGCCGCCACCCGCGAGGTGCTGGAGGGGTTCTTCCTCAAGGAAAAGCAGATCGAGAGCCATATCGACCGCGAGGACATGCTCAACCTGGTCAAGGCCAAGAAAAAGGCCGTGGAAAACCGCGATCATTCCTTCGATCAACTCATGCTGGACGCCAGCAAGGAGTGCGACGAAAAGATCCGCGACGGGGCCGATCCGGGGTTGATGGACGGGTTTTCCTACGTCATCACCTATCTGGACCGTTTCGACAGCGTCTCGAACCTGGTCAGCCAACTGGCCTTCATGGAGAACGTGCGCATCAGCGAGGAGATGCTCCAGGGGCTCTTGGAGCACAAGGCCGCCTTCGACAACCTCAAGGAGGGGTGCTTCGATGAGCTGTTCATCCGCGAGCTGTTCCAGAACGCCTATCTGGGCCGCTTCGGGCGCCGCAAGGTGACCGCCCTGCTGGAAGGGCTCAACGCCGTGGAGAGAGGGACCCGCATCGAGGAACTGCACAAGCGGCTCCAGGAGATCGACCAGGAAGAACGTATTTCATCGGTTCTCCTGGAGCATGTGCGCGACCGGATCCGCAACTTCTACTCCAAGTTCACCACCAGGGCCGATCAGGAGGCGCTGCGCCGGGAGGTGGTCGAGGAGTTGAAGAACAAAAGGCTCCTCAAGGCCGATATCCCCGACCACCTCTTCCACGAAACCATCTTCACCATCAAGAAGGAGGCCATGTACCTCCATTCCCTGTTGCCCCAGATCATCACCGAGCGTAATGTGGGGCTGCGGGAGGATTTCCTGGAGAACTCCGGCCTCGACCGTTTCTACGTGGAGGAGCTGGAACGGGAATACTACGAGAAGAACGGCTTGGACCTGGAGGGGCTGTACCAGATCAGGAAAGGCTTGAGCTAG
- a CDS encoding GPMC system MBL fold metallohydrolase, with amino-acid sequence MKVTILGSGTSTGVPMVGCRCRVCSSDDPKDRRTRASLLIRHAGRNILVDTSTDLRRQALREGLDRVDAVLFTHPHADHVNGIDDLRGFHFLHKEVIPCYASPATFEVVLAGFRYIFAELDGSGYTPLLSAHEVSDPFELFGLTVVPVPLEHGKSSATGFRIGRFAYLTDCSAIPDSSLRLLEGLDVLVMDGLRWTPHPFHFNIEAAIAAVEPIRPGRVILTHLTHEVLHSEQTRLPPGFEFAWDGLEFDVS; translated from the coding sequence ATGAAGGTAACCATCCTGGGAAGCGGGACATCGACCGGGGTTCCCATGGTGGGATGCAGGTGCCGGGTATGCAGTTCCGACGACCCGAAGGACCGGAGGACGCGGGCTTCCCTGCTGATCCGGCACGCAGGGCGGAACATCCTGGTGGACACCTCCACCGATCTGCGGCGGCAGGCCCTGCGCGAAGGCCTGGACAGGGTCGACGCCGTCCTCTTCACCCATCCCCATGCCGATCACGTCAACGGCATCGACGACCTGCGCGGTTTCCATTTTTTGCACAAAGAGGTCATTCCCTGTTATGCCTCCCCGGCAACCTTCGAGGTGGTGCTGGCGGGATTCAGGTACATTTTCGCCGAACTGGACGGATCGGGCTATACCCCGCTTCTGTCGGCCCATGAGGTCTCGGACCCCTTCGAGCTGTTCGGACTGACGGTCGTCCCGGTGCCCCTGGAGCACGGCAAGAGCAGCGCCACCGGCTTCCGCATCGGGAGGTTCGCCTATCTGACGGATTGCAGCGCCATTCCCGACAGCTCCCTCCGGCTTCTGGAAGGGCTCGATGTGCTGGTCATGGACGGACTGCGCTGGACTCCCCATCCGTTCCATTTCAACATCGAAGCGGCCATTGCCGCGGTGGAACCGATCAGGCCGGGGCGCGTCATCCTCACCCATCTGACCCACGAAGTGCTTCACAGCGAGCAGACCAGGCTGCCGCCCGGTTTCGAATTCGCCTGGGACGGCCTGGAGTTCGATGTAAGCTGA
- a CDS encoding universal stress protein: protein MFKHILVPLDGSVLAEAALPAAAFLAARFDARVTLFHVVEKNAPSEVHGQPHLRNAEDAATYLQLLAQRAFPPEITVDRHVHATEADDVAGSIVAHADELEHDLVVMCSHGRGQALHLFLGSIAQKVIAMGARPVLITHPDEQGGAPPFACHNILVPLDGEPGHAEALPVSEEIARACDAALRLVMVVPRFASLSGAEKASGRMLPATTARILEMASQDAREIFREQLESLHRRGFTASAHVLRGDPAKTIAKAADNARVDIIVLATHGKTGMEAFWAGSVTHRVCTLTKVPLLLVPLERA, encoded by the coding sequence ATGTTCAAACACATCCTCGTACCTTTAGACGGCTCGGTCCTGGCCGAGGCGGCCCTGCCCGCCGCCGCTTTTCTGGCGGCCCGGTTCGACGCGCGGGTCACGCTCTTCCATGTGGTGGAGAAAAACGCCCCCAGCGAGGTCCATGGCCAGCCGCACCTGAGAAATGCGGAAGATGCCGCAACCTATCTGCAACTCCTGGCGCAACGCGCCTTTCCGCCGGAGATAACGGTGGACCGCCACGTCCACGCCACGGAAGCGGACGATGTCGCCGGCAGCATCGTCGCCCATGCGGACGAGCTGGAGCACGACCTGGTGGTCATGTGTTCCCACGGCCGCGGCCAGGCCCTGCACCTGTTTCTGGGGAGCATCGCCCAGAAGGTCATCGCCATGGGCGCACGCCCGGTCCTCATCACCCACCCGGACGAACAAGGCGGAGCACCGCCCTTTGCCTGCCACAACATCCTGGTCCCCCTGGACGGAGAACCCGGCCATGCGGAGGCCCTGCCGGTTTCGGAGGAGATCGCCCGGGCCTGCGACGCGGCCCTGCGCCTCGTGATGGTCGTTCCCCGTTTCGCCTCCCTGTCGGGTGCGGAAAAGGCCTCCGGCAGAATGCTCCCCGCCACCACCGCCCGGATTCTGGAAATGGCGTCCCAGGATGCGCGGGAGATCTTCCGGGAACAACTGGAATCCCTGCACAGACGGGGTTTTACGGCAAGCGCCCATGTGTTGCGGGGCGACCCGGCGAAAACGATCGCAAAGGCCGCCGACAACGCCAGGGTGGACATCATCGTTCTGGCGACCCACGGGAAAACCGGCATGGAGGCGTTTTGGGCCGGGAGCGTGACCCACAGGGTCTGCACCCTCACCAAGGTCCCGCTGCTCCTGGTCCCCCTCGAACGGGCGTAA
- a CDS encoding Nramp family divalent metal transporter, whose amino-acid sequence MQTKPDRGETVPIMGEETPPPVRESNDSRTVQTALDILDGQSRPNRLTRLMPFLGPAFIASVAYVDPGNFATNIQGGAQFGYLLVWVIVASNLMAMLIQTLSAKLGIATGMNLAEQCRAHFPRPVVFVMWVLMEFVAMATDLAEFLGAALGFQLLLGVPLFAGALLTALATVLILGLERYGFRPLEAVISAMVGMIALCYLLETIIVKPDWGLVAYHAIVPQFSGAESVLLASGILGATVMPHAIFLHSALTQGRIVVRDKKRLQSLYRFEIADVVIAMGMASFVNAAMLIMAAATFHYSGHAAVGTIEEAYRTLEPLLGSSAKWIFGLSLLLAGLSSSTVGTSAGQVIMQGFMQRHIPIWLRRLVTMAPSLAVIGMGLDPTRTLIVSQVVLSFGLPFAIIPLVMFTRRADIMGELVNKRITTVLAGMIAGVILALNAYLLYKTLITG is encoded by the coding sequence ATGCAGACCAAACCTGACCGCGGGGAAACGGTCCCCATTATGGGAGAAGAAACCCCACCGCCCGTCCGCGAATCGAACGATTCCCGGACCGTCCAAACGGCCCTGGATATCCTGGACGGCCAGTCGCGCCCAAACCGGCTGACGCGCCTGATGCCGTTTTTGGGGCCGGCCTTCATCGCCAGCGTGGCCTACGTGGACCCGGGCAACTTCGCCACCAACATCCAGGGGGGCGCCCAATTCGGCTACCTGCTGGTCTGGGTGATCGTGGCCAGCAACCTCATGGCCATGCTCATCCAGACCCTTTCGGCCAAACTCGGCATCGCCACGGGCATGAACCTGGCCGAACAGTGCCGGGCCCACTTCCCCCGCCCGGTGGTCTTCGTCATGTGGGTCCTGATGGAGTTCGTGGCCATGGCGACGGACCTGGCCGAATTCCTCGGCGCCGCCCTGGGCTTTCAACTCCTTTTGGGCGTACCGCTGTTTGCCGGCGCCCTGCTCACCGCCCTGGCCACGGTGCTGATCCTCGGCCTGGAACGTTACGGGTTCAGGCCTCTGGAGGCGGTCATCTCGGCCATGGTCGGGATGATCGCCCTCTGCTACCTGCTGGAGACCATCATCGTCAAGCCCGATTGGGGCCTCGTCGCCTACCACGCCATCGTACCGCAGTTCTCCGGGGCCGAGAGCGTCCTTCTGGCCTCGGGAATCCTGGGGGCCACCGTCATGCCCCACGCCATTTTCCTCCATTCCGCCCTGACCCAGGGGCGTATCGTCGTCCGGGACAAAAAGCGGTTGCAGAGCCTGTACCGGTTCGAGATCGCGGACGTGGTCATCGCCATGGGCATGGCCAGTTTCGTCAATGCCGCCATGCTGATCATGGCGGCCGCCACGTTCCACTACTCGGGGCACGCCGCCGTCGGCACCATCGAGGAGGCCTACCGCACCCTGGAACCGCTCCTGGGATCATCGGCCAAATGGATCTTCGGCCTCTCGCTGCTGCTCGCGGGGCTATCGTCGTCCACCGTGGGCACCAGCGCGGGGCAGGTGATCATGCAGGGCTTCATGCAGCGGCACATCCCCATCTGGCTCCGGCGCCTGGTGACCATGGCGCCTTCACTGGCCGTCATCGGCATGGGCCTGGACCCGACCCGCACCCTGATCGTCAGCCAGGTGGTGCTCAGTTTCGGGCTCCCGTTCGCGATCATCCCCCTGGTCATGTTCACCCGCCGCGCCGACATCATGGGCGAGTTGGTCAACAAACGCATCACAACGGTCCTGGCCGGCATGATCGCGGGGGTCATCCTCGCGCTCAACGCCTACCTCCTCTATAAAACGCTGATAACGGGGTGA
- the rarD gene encoding EamA family transporter RarD, with protein MPPSAPPRQEPLRQGLVYGLLAYLVWGFFPVYFKALHDIPPLEVVSHRIVWSVLFLLVLAAAAGRWGEVRAAFASRRVLLTLVGSTTLITVNWLVFIYAVEQGQVLQSSLGYFITPLVNVLLGMVFLRERLRPLQMISLLLAVGGVALLTVRVGTVPWISLALAASFGLYGLLRKTASVEALAGLLVETLLTGPLALAYLLWLGAHGQGAFPSAVAKGALWLPLAGILTATPLVLFAAAARKLRLATIGFLQYLTPSLHFALAVLVYGEPFTPTHLVTFILIWSGLALYTADAVRTFRNPAAHRDADQT; from the coding sequence ATGCCGCCATCCGCCCCGCCACGGCAGGAACCGCTCCGCCAAGGTCTGGTCTACGGCCTGCTGGCCTATCTGGTCTGGGGCTTTTTCCCGGTCTACTTCAAGGCGCTGCACGATATCCCGCCCCTGGAGGTGGTTTCCCACCGCATCGTCTGGTCGGTCCTCTTCCTGCTGGTCCTGGCGGCCGCCGCGGGCCGCTGGGGCGAGGTCAGGGCGGCTTTCGCCTCCCGCCGGGTGCTCCTGACCCTGGTCGGCTCCACCACCCTGATCACCGTCAACTGGCTGGTGTTCATCTATGCCGTGGAGCAGGGCCAGGTGCTCCAGTCCAGCCTGGGATACTTCATTACCCCCCTGGTCAACGTCCTCCTGGGCATGGTCTTTCTGCGGGAACGGCTGCGGCCGCTGCAAATGATCAGCCTGCTCCTGGCGGTTGGCGGGGTCGCCCTGCTGACGGTCCGGGTCGGGACCGTGCCCTGGATCTCCCTGGCGCTGGCCGCATCCTTCGGCCTCTACGGCCTGCTGCGCAAGACGGCCTCCGTGGAGGCCCTGGCCGGCCTGCTGGTGGAGACCCTCCTGACCGGGCCTCTGGCGCTGGCATACCTGCTCTGGCTGGGCGCGCACGGCCAGGGGGCCTTCCCGTCGGCCGTGGCCAAAGGCGCCCTGTGGCTCCCCCTGGCCGGCATCCTGACCGCCACGCCGCTCGTGCTCTTCGCCGCGGCGGCCCGCAAGCTGCGGCTGGCCACCATCGGCTTCCTGCAATACCTGACCCCCAGCCTGCATTTCGCCCTGGCCGTGCTGGTCTACGGGGAGCCGTTCACCCCCACGCACCTGGTGACATTCATCTTGATCTGGAGCGGCCTGGCGCTCTATACTGCCGATGCCGTCCGCACATTCCGCAATCCGGCGGCACACCGCGATGCAGACCAAACCTGA